The stretch of DNA AAAATTAAAATCTACGATAAATCAGATCACTGGATATGAATATGTGTTACCAACACATCAAGGACGTGCTGCAGAAAACGTATTATTTTCTGCCTTAGTCAAAGAAGGAAATGTTATTCCTGGAAATTCACATTTTGATACAACAAAAGGACATATTGAATTTAGAAAAGCCCATGCTATCGATTGTACAATTGATGAAGCGTTTGATAGTGAATTAATTCATCCGTTCAAAGGAAATATCGATCTTCATAAACTTGAAGAAGTTTATAAGAAATATGGAAAAGAAAATATCCCTTTTACTTTAATCACGATTACTTGTAACTCATCTGGTGGTCAACCAGTTTCTATTGATAATATCAGAAAAGTTAAGGCCTTGTCAGACAAATACGGAATTCCGATCTTCTTCGATTCTGCACGTTTTGCTGAAAATGCATATTTTATTAAAGAAAGAGAGGAAGAATTCAAAAACGCAAGCATTAAAGAAATTTGCAAAACCGTTTTTGCTTTAGGTGATGGGATGACCATGTCTTCAAAAAAAGATGGATTAGTTAATATTGGTGGATTTATTGCACTAAATAACGAAGAGCTATATAAAGAATGTGGTAATTTTGGAATTATTTATGAAGGCTATTTAAGTTATGGTGGGTTAGCTGGTCGTGACTTAGCAGCTTTAGCACAAGGTCTAAATGAAGCGACAGAATATCCTTATCTCAAATCTCGAATTTCACAAGTGGAGTACCTTGGAAACAAACTAATTGAATATGGAATTCCAATTCAACAACCAATTGGTGGACATGCCATCTTTATAGATGCTGTAAAATTTTTACCTCATGTTCCACGTGAAGAATTTCCTGCTCAAACCTTAGGAATTGAATTGTATAAAGAAGCTGGGGTAAGAGGTGTAGAAATTGGAACGATATTAGCCGATCGCGATCCTGAGACCAGAGAAAATCGCTATCCCAAATTAGAATTATTGCGTTTAGCCATTCCAAGGCGTACATATTTCCAAAGTCATATGGATTATATTGCTGTTGCATTAAAAAACATTTTTGATCGTCGTGAAGAAATTAAGTCTGGTTACGAGATTACTTGGGAAGCTGATATTTTAAGACATTTTACAGTTAAATTGAAAGAAAAATAATCTTCATAAAAAAATCCACCATTTGGTGGATTT from Faecalibacter sp. LW9 encodes:
- a CDS encoding tryptophanase, with the protein product MELPFAEPFRIKMVEEIYPSTREEREAWIKEKDYNLFNLESQKVFIDLLTDSGTGAMSDKQWGAMMTGDESYAGSQSFQKLKSTINQITGYEYVLPTHQGRAAENVLFSALVKEGNVIPGNSHFDTTKGHIEFRKAHAIDCTIDEAFDSELIHPFKGNIDLHKLEEVYKKYGKENIPFTLITITCNSSGGQPVSIDNIRKVKALSDKYGIPIFFDSARFAENAYFIKEREEEFKNASIKEICKTVFALGDGMTMSSKKDGLVNIGGFIALNNEELYKECGNFGIIYEGYLSYGGLAGRDLAALAQGLNEATEYPYLKSRISQVEYLGNKLIEYGIPIQQPIGGHAIFIDAVKFLPHVPREEFPAQTLGIELYKEAGVRGVEIGTILADRDPETRENRYPKLELLRLAIPRRTYFQSHMDYIAVALKNIFDRREEIKSGYEITWEADILRHFTVKLKEK